The Sphingorhabdus sp. Alg231-15 genome has a segment encoding these proteins:
- a CDS encoding DUF1993 family protein: MNISLYDAVIPSQLQIIAAVRALVDKAKTHCEETSTAAEEIIGARLIKDMQPFSYQVKCCREHSLGAIEAAREGVFTPSLVAPPDSWEGLYEKLDEAKAGLEKIDEAEMAGFVGQPMEFRFGETVMPFTVENFLLSFAQPNFYFHATTAYDLLRERGFRIGKMDFVGVPRIKLPA; this comes from the coding sequence ATGAACATTTCATTATATGACGCAGTTATTCCGTCACAGCTTCAGATTATTGCAGCCGTTCGCGCGCTGGTCGATAAGGCAAAAACACATTGTGAAGAGACCAGCACTGCTGCAGAAGAAATTATCGGTGCCCGGTTGATTAAAGACATGCAGCCTTTTTCCTACCAGGTGAAATGTTGCCGTGAGCATTCGCTAGGCGCGATAGAGGCTGCGCGTGAAGGCGTGTTTACCCCCAGCCTGGTGGCGCCGCCAGACAGCTGGGAGGGGCTTTACGAAAAGCTCGACGAAGCGAAGGCCGGGCTTGAAAAGATTGACGAAGCAGAGATGGCCGGTTTTGTTGGACAGCCAATGGAATTCCGTTTCGGAGAGACCGTCATGCCATTTACTGTCGAAAATTTCCTGCTCAGTTTCGCGCAACCCAATTTCTATTTTCACGCAACCACGGCCTATGATCTCCTTCGTGAACGCGGGTTCCGGATCGGCAAAATGGATTTCGTGGGTGTTCCGCGAATAAAGCTGCCAGCATGA
- the nusB gene encoding transcription antitermination factor NusB, translating into MTAKSNTRSTARLAAVQALFQHDMEKTPVPRLLKEFHDHRLGAEIEDAQYRPVEVDFFDDVVVGVSEKRDEIDALISGKLASGWSMGRLDKTMLQILRAGAFELMARDDVPTGTVITEYVDVAHAFFDKKDSGFINGLLDAIAKQVRGS; encoded by the coding sequence ATGACCGCGAAATCAAATACCCGTTCCACCGCCCGACTTGCTGCGGTTCAGGCTCTTTTCCAGCACGACATGGAAAAGACACCGGTGCCGCGCCTGTTGAAGGAATTTCACGACCACCGTCTGGGCGCCGAAATTGAAGATGCTCAATATCGTCCAGTGGAGGTTGATTTCTTTGACGATGTCGTCGTTGGAGTGTCCGAAAAACGCGATGAAATCGATGCGCTGATCTCCGGAAAACTGGCATCCGGCTGGTCTATGGGGCGTCTCGACAAAACTATGTTGCAAATTCTGCGCGCCGGGGCCTTTGAATTGATGGCTCGGGACGATGTCCCGACGGGGACGGTAATCACTGAGTATGTTGACGTCGCACATGCCTTTTTCGATAAGAAGGACAGCGGGTTCATAAATGGATTGCTGGACGCAATAGCGAAGCAGGTTCGGGGCAGCTGA
- a CDS encoding sodium-translocating pyrophosphatase produces the protein MTVVTISIICGLIAVLYGFITSRQVLGAPAGNEKMQDIAAAIQEGAQAYLNRQYRAIGIVGVVVAVIVYLFLGGISTVGFLVGAILSGVAGYIGMNISVRANVRTAQGASESLQTGLTVAFRAGAVTGMLVAGLALLAISIFYWVLTTQLGLEPKSRTVIDSLVALAFGASLISIFARLGGGIFTKAADVGADLVGKVEAGIPEDDPRNPATIADNVGDNVGDCAGMAADLFETYVVTVGATMVLLALTFGDLVGNAMLNSLMSLPLIVGGVCIITSIIGTYMVRLGSSNNIMGALYKGFVTTAVLSIPAIYYVTMRSVGDMNAVIGAGLDGSGGFTGMALFWSMMVGLAVTGLIIWITEYYTGTEYRPVRSIAKSSETGHGTNVIQGLAISMEATALPTLVIVVGIVVAFQLAGLIGLAFAATSMLALAGMVVALDAYGPVTDNAGGIAEMSGLDESVRDKTDALDAVGNTTKAVTKGYAIGSAGLAALVLFSAYTADLREFFPDLQVSFSLENPYVIVGLLLGALLPYLFGAMGMTAVGRAAGDVVVDVRDQFAKDKGIMDGSSRPDYARTVDLVTKAAIKEMILPSLLPVLAPIVVYFVVTAVSDQANGFAALGALLLGVIVSGLFVALSMTAGGGAWDNAKKYIEDGNHGGKGSEAHKAAVTGDTVGDPYKDTAGPAVNPMIKITNIVALLLLAALAHGMA, from the coding sequence ATGACTGTTGTCACCATTTCAATAATATGCGGTTTAATTGCCGTTTTATATGGGTTTATTACAAGCCGTCAGGTGCTCGGTGCACCCGCTGGCAATGAAAAGATGCAGGACATTGCTGCGGCCATTCAGGAGGGTGCGCAAGCCTATCTGAATCGGCAATATCGGGCGATTGGTATCGTTGGGGTTGTTGTCGCGGTTATCGTTTACTTGTTCCTTGGCGGAATTTCGACCGTCGGTTTTCTGGTTGGTGCGATCTTATCCGGTGTCGCTGGCTATATCGGCATGAACATCTCAGTTCGCGCCAATGTAAGAACGGCACAGGGGGCAAGCGAAAGCTTGCAGACTGGTCTGACCGTTGCTTTTCGGGCAGGCGCCGTAACTGGCATGCTCGTTGCTGGTCTTGCGTTGCTTGCCATTTCGATATTCTATTGGGTGCTGACGACGCAATTAGGCCTTGAACCGAAAAGCCGCACCGTGATTGATTCGCTGGTGGCTTTGGCTTTTGGCGCTTCGCTGATTTCGATTTTTGCGCGTTTGGGCGGTGGTATCTTTACCAAAGCGGCAGACGTTGGTGCCGATCTGGTTGGTAAGGTTGAAGCCGGTATTCCTGAGGATGATCCACGCAACCCAGCGACGATCGCCGATAATGTCGGCGACAATGTCGGTGACTGTGCTGGCATGGCTGCCGATTTGTTCGAAACCTATGTTGTGACCGTTGGTGCAACGATGGTGCTTCTCGCGCTCACATTTGGTGACCTCGTTGGTAATGCAATGCTGAATAGCTTGATGTCCCTGCCTCTTATTGTGGGCGGTGTTTGCATCATCACTTCGATTATCGGCACCTATATGGTCCGTTTGGGCAGCAGCAACAACATCATGGGCGCTTTGTACAAGGGCTTTGTGACCACCGCTGTTCTGTCGATCCCGGCAATCTACTATGTGACCATGCGGTCGGTCGGCGATATGAATGCAGTCATCGGTGCGGGTCTTGATGGCTCTGGCGGTTTCACCGGCATGGCGCTGTTCTGGTCGATGATGGTCGGTCTGGCTGTTACTGGTTTGATTATCTGGATCACCGAATATTATACCGGTACAGAATATCGCCCAGTGCGCTCGATCGCAAAATCATCAGAGACCGGTCACGGTACTAACGTGATCCAGGGTCTGGCTATTTCCATGGAAGCAACCGCATTGCCAACATTGGTAATTGTGGTTGGCATCGTGGTGGCGTTCCAGCTTGCTGGTCTGATCGGCCTGGCCTTTGCGGCAACATCTATGTTGGCTCTGGCAGGCATGGTTGTGGCGCTCGACGCTTACGGTCCGGTAACTGACAATGCTGGCGGTATCGCCGAAATGTCAGGTCTGGATGAAAGCGTTCGGGACAAAACCGATGCTCTCGATGCTGTGGGTAACACCACCAAAGCGGTTACCAAGGGCTATGCCATTGGTTCTGCTGGTCTGGCAGCGCTCGTCTTGTTCTCGGCTTACACGGCCGATCTCAGGGAGTTCTTCCCGGATCTGCAAGTCAGCTTCAGCCTCGAAAATCCTTATGTGATTGTCGGTCTGCTGCTCGGTGCGCTGTTGCCTTATCTCTTCGGAGCCATGGGCATGACCGCTGTGGGCCGTGCTGCCGGTGACGTTGTTGTCGATGTCCGCGATCAGTTCGCTAAAGACAAAGGCATTATGGATGGCTCATCACGTCCGGATTATGCCCGTACCGTTGACCTTGTAACCAAGGCGGCGATCAAGGAAATGATCTTGCCATCGCTGCTTCCGGTTCTGGCTCCGATTGTGGTCTATTTCGTGGTCACCGCGGTATCGGATCAGGCCAACGGCTTTGCGGCTCTGGGCGCATTGCTCCTTGGCGTGATCGTCTCTGGTCTGTTCGTTGCTCTGTCGATGACAGCAGGCGGCGGCGCATGGGACAATGCGAAGAAATATATCGAAGACGGCAATCATGGCGGCAAGGGCAGCGAAGCCCATAAAGCGGCTGTGACGGGCGATACGGTAGGTGATCCCTATAAGGATACTGCTGGCCCAGCCGTGAATCCGATGATCAAAATCACCAATATTGTTGCCCTGTTGCTGCTCGCAGCGCTGGCACATGGTATGGCTTAA
- the thiL gene encoding thiamine-phosphate kinase, with protein sequence MTELDFIDQLKALATHPAARGLADDAAVLPFGRHKLVITHDMMVEDVHFLSSADPADVAWKLVAVNLSDLAAKGAKPLGILMGYCQTGDDVWDAAFVRGLKEVISHFCVPLLGGDTVSAGENGKRTLGLTAFGEAKGHIIPARSGAAPGHSIYVTGEIGDAWAGLQIARGKVHAADIETSAALLKAHNRPEPKLDDGRALSSLVSTMMDISDGLLLDASRIAKASNVNLEIDLDRVPLSEPFKTLFGEGEDARLNAATGGDDYQLLLTASPETVLPINVTHIGQCRPGSGVSLVQKGERIGLPETLGFVHA encoded by the coding sequence TTGACCGAACTAGACTTTATTGACCAGTTGAAAGCACTGGCGACCCACCCGGCTGCACGCGGCTTGGCCGATGATGCGGCAGTATTGCCATTTGGCCGGCACAAGCTCGTTATAACCCATGACATGATGGTTGAGGACGTGCATTTTCTTTCCAGTGCGGACCCCGCGGATGTTGCGTGGAAGCTCGTAGCCGTGAATCTGTCCGATCTGGCAGCCAAAGGCGCGAAGCCGCTGGGCATATTGATGGGTTATTGCCAGACCGGTGATGATGTTTGGGACGCCGCTTTTGTCCGGGGGCTGAAAGAGGTAATTAGCCATTTCTGCGTACCGCTGCTTGGCGGTGATACTGTATCGGCGGGAGAGAATGGCAAGAGGACCTTGGGACTAACCGCGTTTGGTGAAGCCAAAGGGCATATCATTCCGGCCCGATCCGGCGCAGCACCGGGGCATAGCATCTATGTAACAGGTGAGATTGGTGATGCATGGGCGGGACTGCAAATTGCTCGCGGTAAAGTGCATGCAGCGGATATCGAGACATCAGCGGCCTTGTTAAAAGCGCACAACCGACCAGAGCCAAAACTGGACGATGGAAGGGCTTTGTCCTCGTTGGTCAGCACAATGATGGATATCTCCGACGGTCTGCTGCTCGATGCTTCGCGGATCGCTAAGGCCAGCAATGTTAATCTGGAAATTGATCTGGACCGGGTTCCACTTTCAGAACCTTTCAAGACGCTGTTCGGCGAAGGTGAGGATGCGAGGCTGAATGCGGCAACAGGCGGCGATGACTATCAATTGCTGCTGACCGCCAGCCCGGAAACTGTTTTACCCATTAACGTGACGCATATTGGTCAATGCAGACCAGGTTCGGGCGTGTCTCTGGTGCAGAAAGGGGAGCGTATCGGTTTGCCGGAAACCTTGGGTTTCGTGCACGCCTGA